From Apium graveolens cultivar Ventura chromosome 9, ASM990537v1, whole genome shotgun sequence, the proteins below share one genomic window:
- the LOC141685425 gene encoding uncharacterized protein LOC141685425 gives MKTNPGTIAEIDVVPHAKERSISVCKRIFWSLKAMMDGWQHARPVISIDGTFLKGRYRGKLLIAMGVDSNNHPFPLCYGLVDEETYENWSWFLQRLRRHVCRQRTSVCITSDRAARIISAL, from the coding sequence ATGAAGACAAATCCTGGAACCATTGCTGAGATCGATGTTGTCCCTCATGCTAAGGAGCGGAGCATCTCCGTCTGCAAGCGGATTTTTTGGTCTTTAAAGGCAATGATGGACGGCTGGCAACATGCACGTCCTGTGATTTCAATAGATGGGACATTCTTGAAAGGAAGATATAGGGGTAAGCTGCTTATTGCTATGGGTGTTGATTCGAACAACCACCCGTTCCCTCTCTGTTATGGCTTGGTTGATGAGGAGACATACGAGAACTGGTCTTGGTTTTTGCAACGACTTCGAAGACATGTCTGTCGGCAACGAACCAGCGTCTGCATCACTTCTGACCGTGCTGCCAGGATTATCTCCGCCCTATGA
- the LOC141685426 gene encoding uncharacterized protein LOC141685426, protein MSRIGKISPTALQYLATRPVERWTLSHDSGVRYGQTTTNMLEGFNGNIRRARFLPVTAMMEYLFYKVVTIIDKHRNIVDDGLQEGQQLCACSAAMLAKIRRKETGHTVITFHRLHGIMKILTHQYTTAKGMVKGGKTQVVNLNDRTCTCGKWAIHHMLCSHAMGGCITHGLSWEHFIDHFHKNQAMQDLYKPIIYPLEPTEY, encoded by the coding sequence ATGTCAAGGATTGGTAAAATTTCCCCCACCGCCCTACAATATCTTGCTACAAGACCCGTGGAGAGGTGGACACTTTCCCACGATAGTGGTGTTCGCTACGGTCAAACAACCACAAACATGCTTGAGGGCTTCAACGGCAACATAAGGAGGGCTCGTTTTCTTCCAGTAACAGCAATGATGGAGTATCTCTTCTACAAGGTGGTCACAATTATAGATAAACATCGAAACATAGTGGATGATGGTCTACAAGAGGGGCAACAGTTATGTGCATGTTCCGCCGCTATGTTAGCTAAAATTCGTAGAAAGGAAACAGGACATACAGTTATTACTTTCCATCGTCTCCACGGGATTATGAAAATACTAACACATCAGTACACAACTGCAAAGGGGATGGTAAAGGGAGGTAAAACCCAAGTTGTTAACCTCAATGACCGTACGTGCACCTGTGGAAAATGGGCGATCCATCACATGTTGTGCTCCCATGCAATGGGAGGTTGTATAACACATGGATTGAGTTGGGAGCATTTCATCGATCATTTTCATAAGAACCAGGCAATGCAGGACTTGTACAAGCCAATAATTTATCCGTTGGAACCAACTGAATACTAG